The genomic interval GtgccgggcggcggcggcggcgggagtgGCCCGCTCCACGCCtgactttgccccccccccctcccgcagaTCCCGGACGCCGTGACCGGCTACTACCTGAACCGCGCCGGCTTCGAGGCGTCGGACCCGCGCATGTGAGTGTGGCGGGGCTCCCGGGGTCCCTGGGCGAGGCCAGCGACCCGAGccgaccctccctccctccctccccgcagcATCCGTCTGGTCTCGCTGGCGGCCCAGAAGTTCATCTCGGACGTGGCCAACGACGCCCTGCAGCACTGCAAGATGAAAGGCACGGCGTCCTGCAGCTCCCGCAACAAGAGcaaggtgggtggggaggggtcGAGGGGGGGATCCCTGGGGAGAGGgctctgacaccccccccccctcggctgctactgccgcctcctcctcctcctcctggcagGACAAAAAGCACACGCTGACCATGGAGGACCTGGCCCCAGCGCTGGCGGAGTATGGCATCAACGTCAAGAAGCCCCATTACTTCACCTGAAGGCCCCTCCCCCATTCCTCATTAAAGTCTCTCTCTTGCCCCCCTTCTCTTACTCTGGTTACTGGCAGGACCCCCAGCTTCCCTGCATGCTTCTGGCCTTGGGGGCTTTGTTACTGCTGCTGTACTCCCGGCTGGTGGGCTGAGGTGGTCCACAGGATGGGGGCACACCTGGCCAATGCTTCCATTAAGCACTAGcaccttctccccaccccacctcccagtGCCTGCCTGCATCATTACAAAACACAAGCACCTCCCCCAACCCCGCTGCTGTCCTCCCATCTCTCTTGCTGGCGGTGtcaaaccccccctcccccccccaaaaaaaaccaacctcaGCTTTTTGTTCTGGCACAGAAGCCAGGAGGTGCCTCTTCCCGGCTACCTGCTGGGGGGGGAGGCGCAAGAGCACCTCTCTGGCAAAAGGATCATGGCCACACAGGTCGGGGACTACTGCTCTTGCAAacgcgccccccctccccccccccgtgtggTTCAGAGGCAGCCcagattccctccctccctccccatggaAGCAGTACAAAAGGCCCTCCTGCTTGAGTGACAGCTGTTTATTTGAGCCACAGGGGGCGTGGTCCTGGGCCTGTGTAGAAAAGATAAAAACTGTAGCATAGCCAAGTGGGAGTGCAGGGTGGTCTTGGCACCAGAGGTGGCCGCAGATACGGGGCGTGAAGGCAGCAGGGAGAGTGCAAGGCCGAGCAGCCCCCTTCAGGAGCCTGCCCTTGCCAGGCGGGCCTCCCCCTATCCGTACCATGCATAGGGAGCCCTCGCTCCAGCCCTTGGCTCTTCCTGAAGGCACTTGGGGTGAGCCGCAGGCTGCCGGACGAGCCCCTCACTTCTCCTGCATCTTTTCAAGAATAGGGACAATCATGTCAAATTTGGGGCGCTTGGCAGGGTCTTCGTTCATGCAGATCTTCATCAGCTTGCAAATATGAGGGGAGATGCCGGGGGGGATGGTGGGTCGCAGCCCCTCCAAGGCAACCTGCAAAGAGACACCAGAACCTCGCTGGGACCCAGCAGACAGCTGGGCAGAACCCTTTGGTCCTCCCGCCAAAGCTCACCTTCATGCCAATCTCCATGTTGGAGAGGTCGGCGAATGGCACTTCCCGGGTCACCAGTTCCCACAGGAGCACCGCAAAACTCCACATGTCTGCCGAACGGCGGTTAATCTCCTCGGCCTTCTTCTGTAGAGCTGTGAGGAGGGAGAGGGTTTGAGGAGCCGCCGCCTGGGAGAAGCTGTGATCAACTGGGGAAACAAAGAAGCACTTGCCCCCCACCCACACTCACCTTCCGGTGCCACCCAAGCTGGGGCATACATCCTACCCGGGCACTGGAAGGAAAACTTCACGTCCGCCATGCCAATCCTGGCTGTCATATCCTCGTCTATCTGTTCCGGGGAAGAGATGGGTGAGGCTGTGCTCTGGGGCCCCTCTGCCCAGTGCACCAGCCTCCCTGCCTGCCCCCAACTGACCATGATGCCACGGCTGTTGAGATAGTGGCGAGGGAGGAGAGGTTCCAAGGTGTGCAGGAAGGCCATTCCCCGCGAGACGTCCAGGGCAAATTTCACTGCCTGCATTTGGTCCACCACAAAATCTGGAGAGAGAAGGCAGGAAGGGCAGGGAACATCAGGGAAAGAGGACAGCCAGCTTGGGCAAAAGGGAGTTTGTGAGATGGAAACTTGGGacatcccccccacccaccccgccaaGCTGCTCTTATCCTGCCCAGGTGGCTTCTACGGTTTTTTGCCTCTAATTCAGTGAGGAGTCTGTGGCCTGCCCTGGGCAGAGGGAGGGAACAGGCATGCCCGAGCGTCTCTTCCGCAGTGGGAGAAAACCCCACAGGCAGATCCATGGGACCTGCGCCCCACGGACAAGCAGAGGACTGGGCAAAGAGCCTTGAGGAGAACGGACCAACTCGGGGCAGGATTCCCAGCCAGAGACCTGGAGCAGCCCAACCGCCTGGATGCCAGGAGCTCCTCTCACGACAGGTTCCCATCCGGCCATTCACCTCATCACGGGAGAAGATTTGGGGCCTCTCCTTGGACAGCAAGTTAAGCTCGCCCGCAGGGTGGAGTGGAGCCCCTGCTTCCTTCCTGTTGCTCAGCCCTTGCAACAGGCATCTAGGCTGGCAGCCACCCCCACCGAAGGCACCTCCAGGACGGGTGGCTGGGTGCCAAGTTTACTGGTGTTTtggttgcctgtaaataggtctgcacatgcgcagaacattacaAAATGCCAAAACATGCTGCGGCAACTGGTTCCggtggcgtggccagcctgggtcgctgctggttctgcgacccaggccgacATTCCACCCCCCTCTGCTCCAGGGGCCCTTGGGTCCTCTAGCCCAGAGAACGCAGCTTGGCTGAGGAGCACAAAGCCAAGCCCAAAATTAGAACGGGTGAAAGAAAACGGGCAAAAGGCGCTGTCGATTTAGGTCTTGGCAGAGGTGCCCCGGCTGTTCGGGTCAATTGCCTGCTGGACTTTTCCTTTCGGGATTTGTTctgaatttccttccttcccctccccctctgtatTTCACTCTTTGAGAGAAACTTCCACAGCCCCTTTCTCTGAGCAGCTCCGGCCCAATGGGCATCCAAACATCACAGTGTTGACAGCTGCACTTTCACTGACAGTGGTGGAAAGGCTTTCCCATAAGCCAACAGGGTCACTTTGCACCGTGAGAAATTGGGGCTGCCGGTGCAGTGGGGTTATGCCCCCAAGACtgcagaggaggaaggaaaaaggttTGGTGGccctggaccaggggtgggttcctgccagttctaagctcacaaatccacagtgccgtttagaaccggttccagttccctctgcccgtccgcacatcatcaagatgaagagcgagaggaggaattctgggagttgaagtccacaagtcttaaagctgtcaagtttgaacacccctggggttttttttttttagacctgCAGGGACGACCAAGCAGGGTTAGTCGGGACGTCAATTGGGATGACGCACTGCACTCCCACAGGAAACCCAAATCaggcccccccctccccgcccattCTGGCAACAGTGGGTCAAACATTCTTCAGGTTGCCCTGGGACAAGCTATTTTGATTTGGGGGAGGTTGCGTGGTGTACTTTGACATGGTCAGTCCACAGCTTCCATAAAACACGGCTCAGGCTCAACTTGGAGCGGTTTCTGTTTTGGGAACGGCCTGCGGCAAAGTGGCAAATGGTTTCATGCAGCCGGTCAGTGACTTTGGGCCCTCtgctaacaccccccccccccccgctttgctGGACTATAAGGAGCCACCACCCCAGCTGGTGGCAAGACTCACTAGTGCCTTCGTGCAGCACGTTGTAAAGGGAGCCATAGGGCATCCAGTGGGTGATGATGATGGGGTGCGGAGCggggggcgactggcaggcaccCAGCACCGGCAGCACGTTGGGGTGAGAGAAAATCCTGTGGGGAAGAGAGAGGTCAGCTTCAACACAGCCAAAGACAGGCCTGGTGCTGCTCAAGGGGCAgggcaaagacccccccccccccattcctgccACCACTACCCCTGCCCTGTTCACCTGAGCTTGGGGTATTCCTCGTTGAAGTCCCGGCTCTTCCGGGTTGTCCAGTCGCGGATCTTGAGGACCTTGATGACGATGTCGTTCCCCTGCCAGCGCCCCTTCCAGAgctgaagggaagggaggggtcaGGGCACTTGGCAAAGCCAGGAATGGGGAGCCCCCTCGCCATCTCTGATGggagagggttagggttagggtagcaGGGAGCAGCACCTCTCCTGACTGGTTCTCGTTGAGTTTGTGGCCCAGGCTCAGCTGCCGGAAGTCAATCCCTGCCAGCTTATTAAGGGTCCCATTACCTAGGAACGAAGAAAGGAGGCGCGAGGGGGTGAGGACTCCCACCCATCCACGCTCTGGCCCAGAAGCCCCCTTGCCTCTCTCTAGAAAGCCATCTCTTACGTGGTCGAGTCCGCGTGGTGCCTTTCCAAAACGTGTCTTTGTAGGGGAGGCGGGTCAGGCTTTGGCCCGACTTCTCTGCACGCTCTGGAAGAGCAGAGGGAGCGGTCAGGGAAGACGGAGAGCAGCACCCCAGGGAAGGCGGCTTGATCCCCATTGCCTCTTCCGGCCATTCCTTCCACCACCCCTCCCCAAATTCACCCAAGGAAACTGGCAGGGGGAAGCAAACAGGCAGATGGATTGAAAGCGCTCTGGGGTTTTTGGGAACCCAGTTTTTTCCTTGGGACCAGGTGGAATGAACATGGGTGACAGACTCCTAGGGCTGGGAGGGtccgaccccctgctcaaggcaggagaccctatacaatccTGGTCAAACTACCCGCGATGGAGGCCCCACAGCCCTGGAGGGAAGCTgctccactgagtaattgttctgtGTCAGAAAATGtgtctctctttaacaagcctCTCTAGGtgtcgcttcttgtcctgccttcagctgcttcGGAGAACAAGTCAGTCCCCTCAAGCCCTGGAAGAGAGTCGCCCTgtcccccccgtcccccccccctccgaatcCTCCTCTTGAATAGGCTGGGCATGCCCAGTTCTCTTAGTCGCTTCCTTTCTTTGCCGCCCCTGCCCCCTACTAGGTCAGCGTCCCCCTCCAGACTCCCCGTATGGATGTTTTCTAGGCCTCAGGACCTCAGAACTGGGCACGGCGTTCCTCGCTACTACAGTATAAAGCGGTACTAGCACCTGACATTGTCCCAGGATTGCGTTGGCTATTTTGGCAGCTACAGTACATTGCTTGGTCAGTGGTGATCCACCAGGAGATTTAGATCTGTCTCCTTAATAAATTATTTATACTTAGCACAAATTACTCCTCTAAGAGgatctcagtcctccaggtcacagttgtcccaaagatgctttttcaagaggcaactggactttctgttttttctttaatttcgcttcttctcatcaaagaagtttCTTCATGTCTGaagttctaaagcagtgtttttcaaccactgtgccatggcacactagtgtgccgtgacatagtgtaaggtgtgccgtgggagaattactttatatatagtcaatataggcacagagttaaatttttttaacattttctaatggtggtgtgcctcgtgatttttttcatgaaaaaagtgtgcctttgcacaaaaaaggttgaaaaacactgttctaaagaactgaagaagcttcttggatgagaagcgaaatgtcttccaagaaagaCAAGTAAGTCCAGCTGCCACTTCGGGACAACCATCACCTCGATGACATTGGCTTGCCAACGCTCCGCTCTGTGCGGGTGACAGGTCTTCCTCCTCAGAGGGGATCTGCTGCTGCCTATCTACCACAGCagctgacctcccccccccccccccccccgtgtctgGGAAGGCAGGCAGCTCTCCGCCAGGTCACCCCACCTCCCTCAATGCCTGAGGGGCCTGAGACGGCATCGTCCTC from Thamnophis elegans isolate rThaEle1 chromosome 6, rThaEle1.pri, whole genome shotgun sequence carries:
- the ILK gene encoding integrin-linked protein kinase, with the protein product MDDIFTQCREGNAVAVRLWLDNTENDLNQGDDHGFSPLHWACREGRSSVVDMLVMRGARINVMNRGDDTPLHLAASHGHRDIVQKLIQFKADINAANEHGNTPLHYACFWAQEQVAEDLVASGALVSICNKYGETPLDKAKEPLRDTLRERAEKSGQSLTRLPYKDTFWKGTTRTRPRNGTLNKLAGIDFRQLSLGHKLNENQSGELWKGRWQGNDIVIKVLKIRDWTTRKSRDFNEEYPKLRIFSHPNVLPVLGACQSPPAPHPIIITHWMPYGSLYNVLHEGTNFVVDQMQAVKFALDVSRGMAFLHTLEPLLPRHYLNSRGIMIDEDMTARIGMADVKFSFQCPGRMYAPAWVAPEALQKKAEEINRRSADMWSFAVLLWELVTREVPFADLSNMEIGMKVALEGLRPTIPPGISPHICKLMKICMNEDPAKRPKFDMIVPILEKMQEK